One part of the Candidatus Korarchaeum sp. genome encodes these proteins:
- a CDS encoding metal-dependent hydrolase, with protein MPTLLVASVAPDIEPFLVILLGLDYPLHGYLHTFLAAIPYGVLIGYAMSLLERPLGPLYRSLLLEDSVGESSFLLAGVIGTLSHVLLDSPLYGDIRPFYPIEENPLYDPSLPIHEFCVLTLLIGALMYLIILMRASIHRASNSRDA; from the coding sequence ATGCCCACTCTCCTCGTGGCCAGCGTTGCCCCCGATATTGAGCCTTTTCTGGTCATACTACTCGGCCTAGATTACCCCTTACACGGGTACCTGCACACATTCCTCGCGGCAATCCCATACGGGGTTCTGATAGGCTACGCTATGTCTCTGCTCGAGAGACCACTGGGCCCTCTCTACAGGAGCCTCCTCCTGGAGGATAGTGTCGGTGAGAGCTCCTTCCTGCTAGCTGGAGTGATCGGGACGCTCTCTCATGTCCTACTGGACTCTCCCCTCTACGGAGACATAAGGCCGTTCTACCCGATCGAGGAGAATCCACTATATGATCCATCCCTCCCAATCCACGAGTTCTGCGTACTGACTCTACTGATAGGAGCTCTGATGTATTTGATAATCTTGATGAGGGCATCGATTCACAGAGCCTCGAATTCTCGAGATGCCTAG
- a CDS encoding YfcE family phosphodiesterase, whose amino-acid sequence MIVVISDTHGEVENMRSILNKLRELNPDLVVHLGDDYDDASFLSEFPLVRVPGVYESYYSRPDIPNRILLNLNGWLALVTHSHLRHENDLPWDPDPKELAERGAIDVILHGHTHIPRAEKEGGIIYINPGHMKSHDKKGYPTTFSLIEVGDELRVSISDLSGKVIIERSFPRKRPI is encoded by the coding sequence ATGATCGTGGTCATCAGCGATACTCACGGTGAGGTGGAGAACATGAGATCGATCTTGAATAAGCTCAGAGAATTGAACCCGGATCTAGTGGTGCATCTGGGGGATGATTACGATGATGCCTCCTTCCTGAGCGAGTTCCCCCTCGTCAGGGTGCCTGGAGTCTATGAATCGTATTACTCGAGGCCAGATATCCCCAACAGGATCCTCCTCAACTTAAACGGTTGGCTTGCGCTGGTTACTCACTCTCACTTGAGGCATGAGAACGACCTGCCCTGGGATCCGGATCCCAAGGAGCTCGCTGAGAGGGGAGCTATCGATGTAATACTCCATGGGCACACTCACATCCCCAGGGCTGAGAAGGAGGGCGGGATAATCTACATAAACCCCGGTCACATGAAGAGTCACGATAAGAAAGGCTACCCTACTACTTTCTCCTTGATAGAGGTAGGGGATGAGCTGAGAGTGAGTATCTCGGACCTCTCCGGGAAGGTAATTATAGAGAGGAGCTTCCCGAGGAAGCGTCCTATCTGA
- a CDS encoding NAD-dependent epimerase/dehydratase family protein, with the protein MIVVTGGAGFIGSNVALMLLKMGREVAIVDNFMTGSREAAEVLRERGAKVIEGNASKLVELDDVEAILHLGIPSSSPMYREDPSLVSSSLGEFMEIIEYARKRDLKLIYASTSSLYNGIDPPHREDAPIKPMDLYTEARYFMERISSVYQSLYGVRSVGLRLFSVYGPNERQKGKYANVASQMIWAAMGGKPFIIFGDGNQTRDFIHVRDVARAFIIAMEAGVSGIFNVGTGVETSFRELASIIAEKLPLRLEFRPNPIKNYVYRTRADTSLAEEELGFRAEVELRRGIEELIEAYKEDRIVFGV; encoded by the coding sequence ATGATAGTGGTCACTGGTGGCGCCGGCTTCATAGGGAGCAACGTAGCCCTCATGCTGCTTAAGATGGGGAGGGAAGTAGCCATAGTAGATAACTTCATGACTGGATCGAGGGAGGCAGCCGAGGTACTGAGGGAGAGGGGAGCTAAAGTAATAGAGGGCAACGCATCTAAGTTAGTCGAGCTGGATGATGTGGAAGCTATATTGCACTTGGGGATCCCATCATCCAGCCCCATGTACAGGGAGGACCCTAGCTTAGTTTCCAGCTCCCTCGGGGAGTTCATGGAGATAATAGAGTACGCTAGGAAGAGGGATCTGAAGTTAATTTACGCATCCACTTCCTCCCTCTACAATGGGATAGATCCTCCTCACAGGGAGGACGCTCCCATAAAGCCCATGGACCTCTACACCGAAGCCAGGTACTTCATGGAGAGGATCTCGAGCGTCTACCAAAGCTTATATGGGGTTAGATCTGTTGGTCTGAGACTATTCAGCGTCTATGGGCCCAATGAGAGGCAGAAGGGGAAGTACGCTAATGTAGCATCTCAGATGATATGGGCGGCCATGGGAGGCAAGCCATTCATAATCTTCGGGGATGGGAATCAGACAAGGGATTTCATACACGTCAGGGATGTTGCTAGGGCTTTCATAATAGCTATGGAAGCTGGAGTAAGCGGTATATTCAATGTCGGTACTGGAGTCGAGACCAGCTTCAGGGAACTAGCTTCGATAATAGCTGAGAAGCTGCCCCTCAGGCTGGAGTTCAGGCCCAACCCGATAAAGAACTACGTTTACAGGACTCGCGCCGATACATCATTAGCTGAGGAGGAACTGGGATTCAGGGCTGAAGTGGAGTTGAGGAGAGGGATAGAGGAGCTAATAGAGGCCTACAAGGAGGATAGGATAGTGTTCGGAGTTTGA